The Ketobacter alkanivorans genome includes the window TGATGCGAACGGAGCTGCTGACGGTCACGGTGACCTGTTCGCAGTCAACGGCGCCCAGTTCGTTTTCCACTCGGCATTGATAGGTTCCGGCTTGCTCAGGCGTGATGTAGTTGAGTGCCAGGGTGGCGCCGCTGCCAACTTGATTGCCGTTAAACAGCCAGGTCACGGTTGGAGCCGGTATGCCGCTTGCGGCTACGCTCAGTGACACGCTGCCACCTTCGTAAGTGGATTGAGATACGGGCTGGGTTACGATCGTGGCGGGAGCCTGGATGCTCAGGGTGAAGCTGGCGCAGTTGGCGCTGCCACCATTATTGTATACCCGACAGCTGTAGGTGGCTGCGTCCAGTTCGCGAACACTGGCGAAGCTCAACGTTGGGCCGCTGCCAGTGATGGTTTGACCGTTTTTGGTCCATTCATATTGCAGGTCGTCACCGGTGGCTGCCACCGTAAATTCCACGCTGCTGCCGACTTCAGCGGTCTGGCTGGCGGGTGAGCGGCTGATGCTGACGGCTTCCAGTACGGTGACGGTTGCTTCACGGCTGATGTCGCTGGCAACGGCATTGCTCACGGTACAACGGTAGCGACCGGCGTTGCTGCTGCTGGCACTGGCAAAGGTAAGTTGCGAGGACGTGGCGCCAGCAACGTTTGCCCAGCTGCTGCCATTCCACTTTTGCCACTGGTAGTTAATGGGGTTATCTCCGCTGGCGGCGATAACCAGTGAGCCTGACTGCCCGCTGTAGAGTGAGGTGTTATTGGGGTGCACGGTTACTACGGCAGGCCCTTGCACAGACAGTTCGGCAGCGTTTGAGGTCATGCTTCGACCATCTTCGTTGCTGACGACCGCGTGATAGAGGCTGGCATCGGACAGGGCTACGTTGACAACACTCAGGTTGGCACTGCGGCTGCCTTGATATTTGCTACCGTCAGTGATGGCTGCGCCGCCTTTGTACCATTGGTAGGATAAGGTGCCGTAACCGCTTGCTGCTACTGAGAAGGTGGCGTTGCTGCCAGCGGCCACCAGTTGATTGGCTGGCTGAGAGCTTATGCTGATAGAGTTTTTAAGGTTGATGCGGGTGGTTCTGGATGTTTTCTCACCACCACCATTCTTAACTTTGACCCGATATTGCTTGGCGGTGCCACTGTCGACGCTTTCTATGGTCAGGGTGTCGCTGGTTGCTTCCAGAGTTCTCCAGCCGAAGAAGCTGCGGCTCTGCCATTGATACTCGACGTTGTCGCCACTGGCATCAACTGAGAATGTGGCGGTTTCGCCCGGGTAGACGCTGACATCCTGCGGTTCGGAGGTGATGGTGGGCAGGTCGCTGACCAGAAGGATGGCTGAATCGCTTACGGTGGTGGTGCTGTTGCTGATGTCTACGCGGTAAGTGCCGGCGTCATTGTCGTCGACGATGGTGAAGGTGTAGGAGGAGGCGTTGGCTCCGGCGATGGCTTGACCCTGGTGGAACCATTGGTAGCTGAGTGAAGCTGCGCTGCTTGCTGCGACTGCGAATGTGGCAGTCTGCCCTGGGTAGCCGCTCAGATCGGCAGGTGCTGCATTGATCTGGATGGGCTCAAAGGTCGGCTCGGGTTGCTGCGGCGTACCTACGGAGCCTTCCGGCTCGTTGGTCTCTGTAAATTCATTCTCGAGTGAATTTTGATCGTCAATGTCTTCTTTACAAGCATTCAGTAGCGGAATGCTTACTGCCATGAGCAGAGTCAAAAGTACTCTTTTATTTAAATTCATCATCGGTCTAATAAGCCAGGCAAGTGAACGTCAAAATTGAATTCTTATTGAATGAGCTATGTTCCCAGAAATACGTTAGGCAAGAGTTGAAAGTGGTCACAAACTTTGAGAGAAAATACCGGTTTTATAGGGTTGCAATGCCCAATTGGCGCATGCAAACGCGAATCCGCTATTTTGTCGGTGTTTGTTGTGTAAAAAGTAAACAAAATTGCCTTGGGAATCCCCCGATTCTTTCTTGACACAATTACATGCCCATTTTATCGCTTCTGACCATTTTGGGTAAATTTTTATTTGTTTACCGATGGTTAACGGCGCTGGTTGGTGCGTGCCTGAAATCGTTCCGTAACTGCATCCACCTTGTTCCGTAACGCGGTGCTCTCAAGCTGTGTGACATCCTACACA containing:
- a CDS encoding immunoglobulin domain-containing protein, which gives rise to MAVSIPLLNACKEDIDDQNSLENEFTETNEPEGSVGTPQQPEPTFEPIQINAAPADLSGYPGQTATFAVAASSAASLSYQWFHQGQAIAGANASSYTFTIVDDNDAGTYRVDISNSTTTVSDSAILLVSDLPTITSEPQDVSVYPGETATFSVDASGDNVEYQWQSRSFFGWRTLEATSDTLTIESVDSGTAKQYRVKVKNGGGEKTSRTTRINLKNSISISSQPANQLVAAGSNATFSVAASGYGTLSYQWYKGGAAITDGSKYQGSRSANLSVVNVALSDASLYHAVVSNEDGRSMTSNAAELSVQGPAVVTVHPNNTSLYSGQSGSLVIAASGDNPINYQWQKWNGSSWANVAGATSSQLTFASASSSNAGRYRCTVSNAVASDISREATVTVLEAVSISRSPASQTAEVGSSVEFTVAATGDDLQYEWTKNGQTITGSGPTLSFASVRELDAATYSCRVYNNGGSANCASFTLSIQAPATIVTQPVSQSTYEGGSVSLSVAASGIPAPTVTWLFNGNQVGSGATLALNYITPEQAGTYQCRVENELGAVDCEQVTVTVSSSVRITEQPANTTANEGDAITLNIAASGDDLNYEWSKDGQNLNVSGNSLTLTDLTAANAGAYSCRVWNEHSSANCNSFSVTINGRIAITSQPTGTTAYEDANVALTVAHNGNSDARVEWYFNDSLIASNSATLSLSPLTLEQAGEYRCVVSNSVNSVACNPVTVAVLEKARITKQPSSQMLSTGDSFVLDIEATGAGTLYYECFHNGSLILAGSDPRALVVDSVTSNNEGNYYCTVSNEGSSATSELASLTVLAIQARSVIVNWDAPTGRADGSMLDPQDISGYSIHVCPEGNTAFETVAVTTGTTTETIIELIPGTYTLTVTAHDTTGLESSMSTERVFTID